The following are encoded together in the Rhizobium tumorigenes genome:
- a CDS encoding dipeptidase, with protein MSEMESYLGAHFAEALEDLKAFCRIPSVSTDPAYADGIAEAARFVAGRMTQAGFTAVELLETGGHPAVYGELISDPSLPTFLVYGHYDVQPPDPLEKWQTPPFEPTERDGRLYARGVSDDKGPLLIPILVAEAFMKTAGRLPVNLKVLIEGEEESGSPNFEATLQTYRERLECDLVISADGAMWRPDRPSTTVASRGLVAMDISVTGASKDLHSGRHGGSAPNPIRALAILLASLHGDDGRVAVDGFLDGTAPPDPTIIAAIEAADFDAGEYYRDIGVQGQAPIADGRDLLIRQWLEPTLEFNGISGGYQGQGTKTVIPSSATAKITCRLIAGQKPDHILSVVSRHLQARLPPGFTLDIHRHGHGSEAFFVNPELPALAVAEGVLEELLGQKPLRVAMGATIPIGASFRKHLDREAIFFSFSTSDEDYHAPNEFFRLANFRIGLTAWAMLLTRLGSGGA; from the coding sequence ATGAGCGAGATGGAGAGCTATCTCGGCGCGCATTTTGCCGAGGCGCTGGAAGACCTGAAGGCCTTCTGCCGTATCCCGAGCGTCAGCACCGATCCGGCCTATGCCGACGGTATCGCCGAGGCGGCCCGGTTCGTTGCCGGACGCATGACACAGGCCGGCTTTACCGCAGTCGAACTGCTCGAAACCGGCGGCCATCCGGCAGTCTACGGAGAACTGATCAGCGATCCCTCGCTCCCGACATTTCTGGTCTATGGCCATTACGACGTGCAGCCGCCGGATCCGCTGGAAAAGTGGCAGACACCGCCCTTCGAGCCGACCGAACGAGACGGTCGGCTGTATGCGCGGGGTGTCTCCGACGACAAAGGGCCTCTACTGATCCCGATCCTCGTCGCGGAAGCCTTCATGAAGACGGCGGGGCGCCTGCCGGTCAATCTCAAGGTGCTGATCGAGGGCGAGGAGGAGTCCGGCAGTCCGAATTTCGAAGCCACACTCCAGACTTACCGCGAAAGGCTCGAATGTGATCTGGTCATTTCGGCCGATGGTGCGATGTGGCGGCCCGACCGGCCGTCGACGACGGTCGCCAGCCGGGGTCTGGTGGCTATGGATATCTCCGTCACCGGCGCCTCGAAGGATCTGCATTCCGGCAGGCACGGAGGCAGCGCGCCTAATCCTATCCGGGCGCTGGCTATTCTGCTCGCGTCCCTGCACGGAGATGATGGGCGGGTGGCCGTCGACGGCTTTCTCGACGGTACGGCGCCGCCAGATCCGACGATCATCGCCGCCATCGAAGCGGCAGACTTCGACGCCGGCGAATACTATCGCGACATCGGGGTTCAGGGACAGGCGCCGATCGCCGACGGCAGGGATCTGCTGATCCGCCAATGGCTGGAGCCGACGCTGGAGTTCAACGGAATTTCCGGTGGCTACCAGGGCCAGGGCACGAAAACCGTCATTCCCTCTTCCGCCACAGCCAAGATCACCTGCCGGCTGATTGCCGGGCAGAAGCCGGATCACATCCTATCGGTGGTATCGCGCCATCTGCAGGCACGGCTACCGCCGGGTTTCACCCTCGACATTCACCGGCACGGGCACGGGAGCGAAGCATTTTTCGTTAATCCCGAATTGCCCGCACTGGCGGTGGCCGAGGGCGTGCTCGAGGAACTGCTGGGCCAGAAGCCCTTGCGCGTCGCGATGGGCGCTACGATCCCGATTGGCGCGTCGTTCCGCAAGCATCTGGACCGGGAGGCGATTTTCTTCTCGTTCTCGACATCGGACGAGGATTATCATGCGCCGAACGAGTTCTTCCGGCTTGCCAATTTCCGCATTGGGCTGACCGCCTGGGCGATGCTTCTAACACGGCTTGGAAGCGGCGGGGCTTGA
- a CDS encoding creatininase family protein — MKISDTNWQQIEAYLKTDDRAILPLGSTEQHAHLSLSVDSILAEKIALDAAEPLGIPVFPVLAYGITPYFLAYPGTISLRQETYIRIVRDILDGLRLQGFRRILIVNGHGGNQPAGSLAVEWTADNPDTSVKFHNWWNAPKAFAKVQEIDTVASHASWMENFPWTRLPGVIQPTQQKPMVDLAHMRAMNPEGVKALLGDGNFGGYYERPDEEMQAIWDVAVTETRQLLEGGWA; from the coding sequence ATGAAGATCTCCGACACCAACTGGCAGCAGATCGAAGCCTACCTGAAGACCGACGACCGGGCGATCCTGCCGCTTGGCAGCACCGAGCAGCATGCTCATCTGTCGCTGTCGGTCGACTCGATCCTGGCGGAAAAAATTGCCCTTGATGCGGCCGAGCCGCTGGGTATTCCAGTGTTTCCGGTGCTTGCCTACGGCATCACGCCCTATTTTCTGGCCTATCCCGGTACGATCAGCCTGCGCCAGGAGACCTATATCCGCATCGTGCGCGATATCCTCGATGGCCTCAGGCTGCAGGGTTTCCGGCGCATCCTCATCGTCAACGGCCACGGCGGCAACCAGCCGGCAGGCAGCCTGGCGGTCGAATGGACGGCCGACAATCCCGACACATCGGTCAAGTTCCACAACTGGTGGAACGCACCGAAGGCCTTTGCCAAGGTGCAGGAGATCGACACCGTCGCCTCGCATGCGTCGTGGATGGAGAATTTTCCCTGGACGCGCCTGCCGGGCGTCATCCAACCGACCCAGCAGAAGCCGATGGTCGATCTCGCGCATATGCGGGCAATGAACCCCGAGGGCGTGAAGGCCCTGCTCGGCGATGGCAACTTCGGCGGCTACTACGAGCGGCCGGATGAGGAAATGCAGGCGATCTGGGATGTGGCGGTGACGGAAACACGTCAGCTTCTCGAAGGAGGCTGGGCATGA
- a CDS encoding ABC transporter substrate-binding protein, with amino-acid sequence MKTIAKAALVAGLLLGTSLSAYAVERGGTLNYGRYADSLFLEPVLNDANVDIWVLSNLYDTLLLPTDDGKGVQAGLASAWKLADDGLSVTLTLRDGIKFSDGTPITPQDVAWSLKRAAKPDNGEWTFIVGSIGDVTTEGDKTVVVKLKNTDPAILTALTVFNTGIMPQKAFEAAAGTTEAEKAKAFAEHPIGSGPFMLKSWDRGSTMKLVRNPYYWGMGEDGKALPYLDGINFEVIPDDTTRILKLNSGELDGAEFIPYSRVDELKSAGNLNMELYPSTRVQYITLNTRPQLDGKDNPLSNAKVREAMNYAANKEAIIQIVTHGVGKPMTSYMSSATPLHTGDKPLFPYDIDKAKSLMKEAGFEKGFSTSLLVLAGNQDEIGIATALQQMWGQIGIKLDLQQVDNASRTAQYRAGTFAMREAAWTDDIADPNEITSYFVYSPNIGALHTGWKSEEADKLFEASQKEIDVTKRAADYARIQAIYNVEGPIVPLYETPYPVALSKKVHGFLQIPLGNNIFTKTWLDK; translated from the coding sequence ATGAAAACGATCGCCAAGGCGGCCCTCGTCGCCGGACTTCTTCTGGGCACCAGCTTGTCGGCCTATGCCGTCGAGCGCGGCGGCACCTTGAATTATGGCCGCTACGCCGACAGCCTTTTCCTGGAACCCGTGCTCAACGATGCCAATGTAGATATCTGGGTCCTGTCCAACCTCTACGACACTTTGTTGCTGCCGACGGACGATGGCAAGGGCGTTCAGGCCGGTCTCGCATCCGCCTGGAAGCTTGCCGATGACGGCCTCAGCGTCACCCTGACGCTGCGCGACGGCATCAAGTTCTCCGATGGCACGCCGATCACCCCGCAGGACGTCGCCTGGTCGCTGAAGCGCGCTGCGAAGCCTGACAATGGCGAGTGGACCTTCATCGTCGGCTCCATCGGCGACGTGACGACGGAAGGCGACAAGACCGTCGTCGTCAAGCTGAAGAATACCGATCCGGCGATCCTGACGGCACTCACCGTCTTCAACACGGGCATCATGCCGCAGAAGGCATTCGAGGCAGCAGCCGGCACCACCGAAGCCGAGAAGGCCAAGGCATTTGCCGAGCATCCGATCGGTTCCGGTCCGTTCATGCTGAAGTCCTGGGATCGTGGTTCGACCATGAAACTGGTACGCAATCCCTATTACTGGGGCATGGGCGAAGACGGCAAGGCGCTGCCTTATCTTGATGGCATCAACTTCGAAGTCATCCCGGACGATACGACCCGCATCCTCAAACTCAACTCCGGCGAACTCGATGGCGCCGAGTTCATCCCCTATTCGCGCGTCGACGAACTGAAGTCCGCCGGCAACCTGAATATGGAGCTCTACCCGTCGACCCGTGTCCAGTACATCACGCTCAACACGCGGCCGCAACTGGACGGCAAGGACAATCCGCTGTCCAACGCCAAGGTGCGCGAGGCGATGAACTACGCCGCCAACAAGGAGGCGATCATCCAGATCGTTACCCATGGCGTCGGCAAGCCAATGACCTCCTACATGTCGTCAGCGACACCGCTGCACACCGGCGACAAACCGTTGTTCCCCTACGATATCGACAAGGCCAAGAGCCTGATGAAGGAAGCCGGCTTCGAAAAAGGCTTCTCGACCAGCCTGCTGGTTCTGGCCGGCAACCAGGATGAAATCGGCATCGCTACGGCGCTTCAGCAGATGTGGGGGCAGATCGGCATCAAGCTCGACCTCCAGCAGGTCGACAATGCCAGCCGCACGGCTCAGTACCGGGCCGGCACGTTCGCCATGCGCGAAGCAGCCTGGACGGATGATATCGCCGATCCGAACGAGATCACCTCCTATTTCGTCTACTCTCCGAATATCGGCGCGCTGCACACTGGCTGGAAGAGCGAAGAGGCCGACAAGCTGTTCGAGGCTTCGCAGAAGGAAATCGACGTGACCAAGCGTGCGGCCGACTATGCCCGCATACAGGCGATCTACAATGTCGAAGGTCCAATCGTACCTCTTTATGAAACGCCTTATCCGGTGGCGCTCAGCAAGAAGGTCCATGGCTTCCTGCAGATCCCCCTCGGCAACAACATCTTCACCAAGACCTGGCTCGATAAGTGA
- a CDS encoding SDR family NAD(P)-dependent oxidoreductase translates to MNIDFAGKTVVVTGAAHGFGRTIALAFSSRGAIVHACDVNDAGLAETAALSDAVITHRLDVGDRSACQRLIAAIAADGATVDILVNNAGGVRGQTGRPIEEISEQDWQSIFDVNLSGAFFMAQAVAPGMKKQSHGRIVNISSGAGLGISLTGIQAYASAKAGQIGLTRQLAHELGAWGITVNNVAPGFVRSNPTTERQWDAMGDEGQAKLLQNIALKRLGAPDDIAATVMFFASDFANWITGQVISVDGGK, encoded by the coding sequence GTGAATATCGATTTCGCCGGAAAAACCGTCGTTGTCACGGGTGCTGCCCATGGGTTTGGCCGGACCATCGCGCTGGCCTTTTCCAGCAGAGGTGCCATCGTCCACGCCTGCGATGTCAATGATGCCGGGCTTGCGGAGACGGCTGCGCTCAGCGACGCCGTCATCACCCATCGGCTCGATGTCGGCGACCGCAGCGCTTGCCAGCGACTGATCGCCGCTATCGCAGCCGACGGCGCGACGGTGGATATCCTCGTCAACAATGCCGGCGGCGTGCGCGGCCAGACCGGACGCCCGATCGAGGAGATTTCCGAACAGGACTGGCAGTCGATCTTCGATGTGAACCTCTCCGGGGCCTTTTTCATGGCACAGGCGGTGGCGCCCGGTATGAAGAAGCAGAGCCACGGGCGCATCGTCAACATCTCCAGTGGTGCCGGTCTCGGCATATCGCTGACCGGCATCCAGGCCTATGCCAGCGCCAAGGCCGGCCAGATCGGCCTGACGCGACAGCTTGCCCACGAGCTCGGGGCATGGGGTATCACCGTCAACAATGTGGCGCCCGGCTTCGTCCGCTCCAATCCGACGACAGAACGGCAATGGGATGCAATGGGCGACGAGGGGCAGGCCAAGCTCCTGCAGAACATCGCCCTCAAACGGCTGGGCGCGCCGGACGACATCGCGGCGACGGTCATGTTTTTCGCCTCGGACTTTGCCAATTGGATCACCGGACAGGTCATCAGCGTGGATGGTGGCAAATGA
- the ggt gene encoding gamma-glutamyltransferase: MQSRDFFKPGRSVAISDRGMAATSHPQASLAAVDILRAGGSAVDAAVAAVALQSVIDPLMTGIGGDCFALYCPAGGTPVALNGSGRSPQKANLGHLLEKGLTSIPDDSPHAVTIPGAVDAWCQLLERYGAFGLDRVLAPAIAAAEGGYVITPRVELDWTRYAGRVAKFPDSAAYFLRNGRAPRTGERMTNPALGATLRAIAKSGRDGFYRDAVAEEIATLLQSLGGLHEENDFANYKAFETKPISGRYRGLDLLECPPNGQGLAALLIARILDGFDLRDPKLTEADRIHLLAEATKAGYARRDQLISDPDHLTFDIEELLSDRSVDAMRREISLDRASAASTWEGPTHKDTVYVSVVDRDGNAVSLINSVFFPFGSGIYAPRSGVLLQNRGAGFVLTEGHSNAIGPNKLPFHTIIPGMLMESGRPRMSFGVMGGQYQACGHAHLLSQIVDRDLDPQQASDQPRSFYFGGTLSLEPTISPEVKADLDRRGHVTEWADEPIGGAQAILIDYERGILLGGSDHRKDGIALGC; the protein is encoded by the coding sequence ATGCAATCCCGTGATTTCTTCAAGCCGGGCCGTTCGGTGGCAATTTCGGACCGGGGCATGGCGGCGACATCGCACCCGCAGGCAAGCCTTGCTGCCGTCGATATCCTGCGTGCCGGGGGCAGTGCCGTCGATGCCGCCGTTGCCGCTGTCGCATTGCAATCGGTCATCGATCCGCTGATGACGGGCATCGGTGGCGATTGCTTCGCCCTGTACTGCCCTGCGGGTGGAACACCTGTCGCCCTCAATGGATCCGGCCGGTCGCCGCAGAAGGCAAACCTTGGCCATCTGCTTGAAAAGGGCCTGACAAGCATCCCCGACGACAGCCCGCATGCGGTGACCATTCCGGGCGCAGTCGATGCCTGGTGTCAGTTGCTCGAGCGGTATGGTGCTTTCGGGTTGGATCGTGTGCTGGCGCCGGCCATCGCGGCAGCAGAAGGCGGCTATGTCATCACGCCCCGGGTCGAACTGGACTGGACGCGCTATGCAGGCCGCGTTGCCAAATTTCCAGATTCAGCCGCTTATTTCCTGCGCAATGGCCGGGCGCCGCGAACCGGTGAGCGCATGACCAATCCCGCGCTCGGCGCAACCCTTCGGGCGATCGCCAAGAGCGGTCGAGACGGGTTTTACCGGGATGCCGTGGCGGAGGAAATCGCCACGCTGCTGCAATCGCTCGGTGGACTGCATGAAGAAAATGATTTTGCAAATTACAAGGCTTTTGAGACCAAGCCGATTTCGGGCCGGTACCGTGGGCTCGACCTGCTGGAATGCCCGCCCAATGGCCAGGGATTGGCAGCGCTGCTGATTGCCCGCATCCTCGACGGCTTCGACCTGCGCGATCCGAAGCTGACGGAGGCCGACCGTATCCACCTGCTCGCTGAAGCGACCAAGGCAGGCTATGCCCGTCGCGATCAACTGATCAGCGACCCTGACCACCTGACATTCGATATCGAAGAACTGCTGTCGGATCGTTCTGTAGATGCGATGCGCCGCGAGATCAGTCTCGATCGTGCGTCTGCTGCCTCCACGTGGGAAGGGCCGACCCACAAGGATACCGTCTACGTTTCGGTGGTAGACCGCGATGGCAATGCGGTTTCGCTGATCAACTCCGTCTTCTTTCCGTTCGGCAGCGGCATCTACGCCCCTCGCAGCGGCGTATTGCTGCAAAATCGCGGTGCCGGTTTTGTGCTGACGGAGGGCCACTCGAATGCAATCGGCCCTAACAAATTACCTTTCCATACCATCATCCCGGGCATGCTGATGGAAAGCGGACGGCCGCGCATGAGTTTCGGCGTGATGGGCGGCCAGTATCAGGCCTGCGGGCACGCGCATCTGCTGAGCCAGATTGTTGACCGAGATCTCGATCCGCAGCAGGCCAGCGACCAGCCGCGCAGCTTTTACTTCGGTGGCACCCTGTCGCTAGAGCCGACCATTTCGCCGGAGGTCAAAGCCGATCTCGATCGACGCGGTCATGTCACGGAATGGGCCGACGAGCCGATCGGCGGCGCGCAAGCAATCCTCATCGACTATGAGCGAGGCATATTGCTCGGTGGTTCTGACCATCGCAAGGATGGCATCGCGCTCGGCTGCTGA
- a CDS encoding GntR family transcriptional regulator: protein MEFFIDRELPVPLRTQLHGLIEYGIACGELTPGETLPSVRELAEKIGVAPMTVSQVYADLKIAGLIDARPGSGTFVTESRQSRLAGRNDTANLHRQIEQLIDESHSLGIRATELVSMISSRIFYRDSIGPRMRIVMVGLFPEATASYARFIAARLGRGVTVEPLTISAIERETGAKARANSADLAITFANRHREVAGLLPNTKVVSISFTPSEETRLSLAALDSLASVAVVSRFPDFLPIMKSGVQRFAPHVGEIAAATLETTGLDELLGRSSVVIYASGAEGVVARAPVGTQAIEYRHAPDTADIERVIVPIIRAAGVAQPPTEVPPAPVIEPAPIVQS, encoded by the coding sequence ATGGAGTTCTTCATCGATCGCGAGTTGCCTGTCCCGCTGAGGACGCAACTCCACGGCCTCATCGAATATGGCATTGCCTGCGGCGAGTTGACGCCCGGCGAGACCTTGCCGTCCGTGCGCGAGCTTGCCGAGAAAATCGGCGTCGCACCGATGACGGTGAGCCAGGTGTACGCCGATCTGAAGATCGCCGGCCTGATCGATGCGCGACCGGGCTCGGGCACCTTTGTCACCGAAAGCCGCCAGTCGCGTCTTGCCGGCCGCAACGATACTGCCAACCTGCATCGACAGATCGAACAGCTGATCGACGAAAGCCACTCGCTGGGCATCAGGGCGACAGAACTGGTGTCGATGATCAGTTCGCGCATCTTCTACCGAGACAGTATCGGCCCGCGGATGCGCATCGTCATGGTCGGGCTTTTTCCGGAGGCGACGGCGAGTTATGCACGTTTCATCGCAGCGCGGCTAGGGCGCGGCGTGACTGTCGAGCCGCTCACCATTTCTGCCATCGAGAGGGAGACGGGCGCCAAGGCACGCGCCAATTCTGCCGATCTCGCTATCACCTTTGCCAACCGACATCGGGAAGTCGCAGGCCTCCTGCCGAACACCAAGGTGGTTTCGATCAGCTTCACGCCATCAGAGGAGACGCGCCTCTCACTCGCCGCGCTGGATTCGCTGGCATCGGTTGCCGTCGTCTCTCGCTTTCCCGATTTCCTGCCGATCATGAAGAGCGGCGTGCAGCGCTTTGCGCCCCATGTCGGAGAAATCGCTGCGGCGACACTGGAAACGACGGGGCTCGATGAGTTGCTGGGCCGCTCCAGCGTCGTGATCTACGCCTCGGGCGCCGAGGGCGTGGTTGCCCGCGCGCCGGTCGGCACACAGGCAATCGAATATCGCCATGCGCCCGATACCGCCGATATCGAGCGGGTCATCGTGCCCATCATCCGTGCCGCAGGCGTCGCGCAGCCGCCGACAGAAGTCCCGCCAGCCCCCGTCATCGAACCGGCGCCGATCGTTCAGAGCTAA
- a CDS encoding ABC transporter permease, with the protein MSAVTAAPRAKWRLKPRAWPKTLVFGGLILLISLLLAFFPSWFAPYDPIAFDYNALLKGPSWAHPFGTDSFGRDVLSRVIHAYTIDMQIAVFATTGPFIFGTLVGAFVGYAGGITEIIFGRIVDAVLTFPFLVLVIAVVSVLGPGLGNMYVAIGVVGWVFYARIVAAEVKVQKRLDYADAGRVMGYTPTRIVFRHLLPNAITPAIVYWMTDMALAILLGSSLGYLGLGAQPPASEWGVQIADGKNYMTTAWWISVFPGISIVLTGLGFSLAGDGVAELLRIRR; encoded by the coding sequence ATGAGTGCCGTCACCGCTGCCCCGCGCGCGAAGTGGCGATTGAAGCCCCGCGCATGGCCGAAGACGCTGGTTTTTGGCGGCCTGATCCTGCTGATCAGCCTGCTTCTCGCATTCTTCCCGTCGTGGTTCGCGCCCTACGATCCGATCGCCTTCGACTACAACGCGCTGCTGAAAGGTCCGAGCTGGGCTCATCCCTTCGGCACCGACAGTTTCGGCCGCGATGTGCTGTCGCGGGTTATCCATGCCTATACGATCGACATGCAGATCGCCGTCTTTGCCACCACCGGCCCCTTCATCTTCGGGACCCTCGTCGGCGCCTTCGTCGGCTATGCCGGCGGGATAACCGAGATCATCTTCGGACGCATCGTCGATGCTGTCCTCACCTTTCCGTTCCTGGTTCTCGTCATCGCCGTGGTCTCGGTGCTGGGGCCGGGGCTCGGCAATATGTATGTGGCGATCGGCGTCGTTGGATGGGTGTTCTATGCTCGAATCGTCGCTGCCGAGGTCAAGGTCCAGAAGCGCTTGGATTACGCCGATGCAGGACGGGTCATGGGCTATACGCCGACGCGCATCGTTTTCCGCCACTTGCTGCCGAACGCCATCACGCCGGCCATCGTCTACTGGATGACCGACATGGCGCTCGCTATCCTGCTCGGCTCCAGCCTCGGATATCTCGGCCTCGGTGCGCAGCCGCCGGCCTCCGAATGGGGCGTGCAGATCGCTGATGGCAAGAACTACATGACGACGGCCTGGTGGATCTCCGTTTTCCCCGGCATATCCATCGTGCTGACCGGGCTCGGATTCAGCCTTGCCGGCGATGGCGTTGCCGAACTTTTGAGGATACGCCGATGA
- a CDS encoding ketopantoate reductase family protein, with the protein MSTPIVIWGAGAIGGTLGAAFIRAGHEVIFVDNAADHVAAINDRGLTIEGPILEDTVKAKAYLPEQLEGVYDRIYLCVKAHHTEAASHALVDHLASDGYVVSAQNGLNEQVIAPVVGIQRVIGCFVNFGADYLSPGVVHYSGRGAVVVGELDGKTTERIETIHRLLHEFDSKAILTDNIWGFLWGKLVYGALLFGTALTDDSIVDVLANPRYRPVLTKLALEVGRVASANNITPEAFNGFDPAAFSPTATAADTERSFDEMVAHNRTSLKSHSGIWRDLAVRKRKTEVDAQVQPVVDVGRSLGVPTPIATRLVEMIHEIEDGKRPLSLQNLDELETVA; encoded by the coding sequence ATGAGCACGCCTATCGTCATCTGGGGCGCCGGTGCCATCGGGGGAACCTTGGGCGCCGCTTTCATCCGCGCCGGCCATGAGGTCATTTTCGTCGACAATGCCGCAGACCATGTGGCCGCTATCAACGACAGGGGCTTGACGATCGAAGGGCCGATCTTGGAGGATACCGTCAAGGCAAAGGCCTACCTGCCGGAGCAACTGGAGGGCGTCTATGACCGCATCTATCTTTGCGTCAAAGCTCACCACACCGAGGCGGCAAGCCATGCGCTTGTCGATCATCTCGCCTCCGACGGTTACGTCGTTTCGGCGCAGAACGGCCTCAACGAACAGGTCATCGCGCCGGTCGTCGGCATCCAGCGGGTGATCGGCTGCTTCGTCAATTTCGGTGCCGATTACCTGTCGCCGGGCGTGGTGCACTACAGCGGGCGCGGCGCGGTCGTGGTCGGGGAACTCGATGGCAAGACGACAGAGCGGATCGAAACAATTCACCGTCTGCTGCACGAATTCGATTCCAAGGCTATCCTTACCGACAATATCTGGGGCTTCCTTTGGGGCAAGCTGGTCTACGGTGCGCTGTTGTTCGGCACGGCGCTGACCGACGACAGCATCGTCGATGTGCTGGCCAATCCACGCTACCGTCCGGTGCTGACCAAGCTGGCGCTGGAAGTCGGCCGCGTCGCCAGCGCCAACAACATCACGCCAGAGGCATTCAATGGCTTCGATCCCGCCGCTTTCTCCCCGACGGCAACCGCTGCCGATACCGAACGGTCGTTCGACGAGATGGTGGCGCATAACCGCACCTCGCTGAAGTCCCACTCCGGAATCTGGCGCGATCTGGCGGTGCGCAAGCGCAAGACCGAGGTAGATGCGCAGGTCCAGCCAGTGGTCGATGTCGGTCGTTCGCTCGGCGTCCCGACCCCGATCGCCACGCGGCTGGTGGAGATGATCCACGAGATCGAGGACGGCAAGCGTCCGCTTTCGCTGCAAAACCTCGACGAACTGGAGACTGTGGCGTGA
- a CDS encoding ABC transporter permease, with translation MPLFSYIVRRILQMIPTVVFILIVTFVLIRLLPGDPASAMLGDRARDADVLRINASLGLDKPVVVQFFYFVRRVFTGDLGDSITLKTPVVDLIAQRMPVTLMLIGMAAVIALLLAVPLAFVAALRREKTADTVIRGTFQVGLSMPVFYIGILLLTLFAANLKWFPVGGYGDTLSSKLYHLFLPALTLALSFAAVLMRNLRTAIIGVINAEYVDFARSKGLRSRVILIRHVLRNALISTITLFGLQIGSLLGGGVITETVFAVPGAGRLMIDSIYGRDYPVLQGLTIALALLVSLTFLVTDIVQAWLDPRVAR, from the coding sequence TTGCCACTGTTCAGTTATATAGTCCGTCGCATTCTACAGATGATCCCGACCGTCGTGTTCATTCTGATCGTGACCTTCGTGTTGATCCGCCTCTTGCCCGGTGATCCCGCCAGCGCCATGCTCGGCGACCGTGCCCGGGATGCCGATGTCCTGCGCATCAATGCCAGCCTCGGCCTCGACAAGCCGGTTGTCGTCCAGTTTTTCTATTTCGTCCGCCGCGTTTTCACCGGTGACCTCGGTGACTCCATTACGCTGAAGACGCCGGTCGTCGATCTGATCGCACAGCGAATGCCCGTCACGCTGATGCTGATCGGCATGGCTGCGGTCATTGCATTGCTGCTTGCCGTGCCGCTTGCCTTCGTCGCCGCGCTTCGCCGCGAGAAGACCGCCGATACCGTCATCCGCGGCACCTTCCAAGTCGGCCTCTCCATGCCGGTCTTCTATATAGGCATCCTGCTGCTGACGCTGTTTGCCGCAAACCTCAAATGGTTTCCGGTCGGCGGCTATGGCGACACGCTAAGTAGCAAGCTCTATCATCTTTTCCTGCCTGCCCTGACGCTGGCCCTGAGCTTCGCCGCCGTGCTGATGCGCAACCTGCGCACGGCGATAATCGGCGTCATCAATGCCGAGTATGTCGATTTTGCCCGCTCCAAGGGCCTACGCTCCCGCGTCATTCTCATCCGCCACGTGCTGCGGAACGCGCTGATTTCGACAATCACCCTGTTCGGCCTGCAGATTGGCTCGCTGCTTGGCGGCGGCGTCATCACCGAGACGGTGTTTGCGGTTCCGGGTGCGGGACGCCTGATGATCGACAGCATCTACGGCCGCGATTATCCGGTGTTGCAGGGCCTCACCATCGCGCTCGCCCTGCTGGTGTCGTTGACCTTCCTGGTGACCGATATTGTCCAGGCCTGGCTCGATCCGAGGGTGGCCCGATGA